One stretch of Scatophagus argus isolate fScaArg1 chromosome 18, fScaArg1.pri, whole genome shotgun sequence DNA includes these proteins:
- the rnpc3 gene encoding RNA-binding region-containing protein 3, protein MEKNGDQVQTNGSKTLLVRHLPAELSPEDKEDLLKYFGAESVRVFSTAGRLKHAAFATFRSEKSAARALSRLHQLEVLGRALVVEFATGQDHVTVLKDPPVSHSRKHVSGEQNKKETKQPDIPLIETGIAPSLGLKYQSNPTLKYLYPPPSNSILTNITHALISVPKFYVQVLHLMNKMNLPCPFGAVTTRPPMLEFLPPAPPIPMPPPFPPDYPPLPEEEMELSSQEESEYESEDDEDKERIVRLMGLVNQACKRPQRPKTASKRKKPKIKDLLYAPKPDSQSAPVLQPSDVFEQPLLAGQRKIEFHISVPEVAAVGEGSGPSQRGDEGGEADERRLSPSSSQEAARAEGFGKLYPSLRPSQQQDEHSDDEQDLTSGVISRKELEKGRLSRDEIKRMSVFKKYEAGEPTCRLYVKNIAKQVEEKDLRYIYGRFVDPSSEAERNMFDIVLMKEGRMKGQAFIGLPSEQSAEKALRETNGYVLYDKPLVVQFARSARPKQDGAETKRGEKQR, encoded by the exons ATGGAGAAAAACGGTGACCAGGTCCAAACAAACGGCTCTAAAACGCTGCTCGTCCGCCACTTGCCAGCTGAGCTCAGCCCAGAAGACAAAGAGGACCTCCTGAAGTATTTTGGAGCCGAGTCAGTCAGAGTTTTCTCCACCGCGGGTCGTTTG AAACATGCGGCCTTCGCAACCTTCAGGAGTGAGAAGTCGGCAGCAAGA gCTCTTAGCAGACTCCACCAGTTAGAGGTTCTTGGTCGCGCGCTTGTGGTGGAGTTTGCGACAGGCCAAGATCACGTGACGGTGTTAAAGGATCCACCGGTGTCACACAG CCGTAAACATGTTAGTGGGGAGCAGAATAAGAAGGAGACCAAACAGCCAGACATTCCCCTCATAGAGACCGGCATTGCACCAAGCCTCGG GTTGAAATATCAGTCTAATCCcactttgaaatatttataCCCTCCACCTTCTAATAGCATTCTGACCAACATAACACACGCCCTCATCAGCGTGCCAAAGTTTTATGTTCAG GTACTACATCTGATGAACAAGATGAATTTACCGTGTCCCTTTGGTGCGGTCACCACCAGACCCCCCATG tTGGAGTTCCTGCCTCCTGCACCACCCATCCCCATGCCTCCACCCTTCCCTCCTGACTACCCCCCTTTACcggaggaggagatggagctgTCCAGCCAGGAGGAGTCAGAGTATGAGAGTGAGGACGATGAGGACAAGGAGAG GATTGTTCGTCTGATGGGCCTGGTCAACCAAGCATGCAAGAGACCCCAGAGACCAAAAACAGCTTCAAAGAGAAAGAAGCCCAAGATCAAGGATCTCCTCTATGCTCCCAAACCAGACTCTCAGAG CGCTCCGGTCCTGCAGCCCTCCGATGTGTTTGAGCAGCCCCTCCTCGCCGGCCAGAGGAAAATTGAATTCCACATTTCCGTTCCAGAGGTGGCAGCCGTAGGGGAAGGAAGTGGGCCGAGCCAGCGTGGCGATGAAGGCGGAG AAGCAGACGAGAGGAGGCTCAGCCCCAGCAGCAGTCAGGAGGCTGCACGGGCCGAAGGGTTTGGGAAGCTTTACCCCAGCCTGCGGCCGTCCCAACAGCAAGACGAGCACAGCGACGACGAGCAGGATCTCACCTCCGGCGTCATCTCCAGAAAGGAGCTGGAAAAGGGACGGCTGTCAAGAGACG agataaaaaggatgtctgtgtttaaaaagtACGAAGCGGGCGAGCCAACCTGCAGGCTGTACGTGAAGAATATCGCAAAGCAAGTGGAAGAGAAA GACCTGAGGTACATCTACGGCAGATTCGTCGACCCTTCATCGGAAGCAGAGAGGAACAT GTTTGACATTGTGTTAATGAAGGAGGGGCGGATGAAAGGGCAGGCCTTCATAGGACTCCCCAGTGAGCAGAGTGCGGAGAAAGCCCTGCGGGAAACCAACGGCTACGTTCTCTACGACAAACCCCTCGTCGTC CAGTTTGCCAGATCTGCACGACCGAAACAAGACGGCGCAGAAaccaagagaggagagaaacaacGCTGA